The following are encoded in a window of Vibrio sp. SCSIO 43136 genomic DNA:
- a CDS encoding LysR family transcriptional regulator: protein MDFIDSVRSYIRVVEEGSFASAARRLNTTSSAISKRVHWLEERIGTQLLKRTTRSITLTEAGALFYERSKVQMQQWQSVLDETRSVNQTPAGILRIGATLAVGSKFLVRYMNDFLQLYPDIKVQIITTVAGQLPEQNMDVLISRELEQMNSLSYKATSLFTHRAHFFASPDYLAREGAPRGIEDLKRHNVLIWGEELERDIVLDDGRRITVGGNFVTTNPEALFYGAKAGMGVLVTDTMMIRDMLDNGDLVQILPQHSTEPIPVIAYYPKLDYEHTRTHLFLDYIKLRMSQESRP from the coding sequence ATGGACTTTATCGACAGTGTAAGAAGTTATATCCGAGTTGTAGAAGAAGGAAGTTTTGCTAGTGCAGCTAGGCGTCTTAACACCACCAGTTCTGCCATCAGCAAAAGGGTTCACTGGTTAGAAGAGCGCATCGGCACTCAATTGCTCAAACGAACCACCCGTTCCATTACTTTGACTGAGGCAGGCGCACTGTTTTACGAACGCTCCAAAGTACAGATGCAACAGTGGCAGTCTGTACTCGATGAAACTCGCTCAGTCAATCAAACCCCAGCAGGCATCTTACGGATCGGGGCAACGTTAGCCGTAGGCTCGAAGTTTTTGGTTCGCTACATGAACGATTTTTTGCAGCTTTACCCAGATATTAAGGTGCAAATAATTACCACGGTAGCAGGTCAACTACCCGAACAAAACATGGATGTATTGATCAGCCGAGAGTTGGAGCAAATGAACTCGCTCAGTTACAAAGCGACATCACTGTTTACTCATCGTGCCCATTTTTTTGCATCACCAGACTACTTAGCACGAGAAGGCGCACCAAGGGGTATAGAGGACTTAAAACGACACAATGTTTTGATCTGGGGGGAAGAACTTGAAAGAGATATAGTGCTCGATGATGGCAGACGCATCACCGTTGGTGGAAACTTTGTGACAACTAACCCTGAAGCACTGTTTTACGGTGCGAAGGCAGGAATGGGTGTATTAGTCACAGATACGATGATGATCAGAGACATGCTCGACAATGGTGACCTAGTGCAGATTTTGCCACAACACTCCACTGAACCTATCCCAGTCATCGCCTACTACCCAAAACTGGACTACGAACACACTCGTACCCACCTATTTTTGGACTACATCAAGCTCAGGATGAGTCAGGAAAGCCGACCATAA
- a CDS encoding isoamylase early set domain-containing protein has translation MINKRFFKTKDEVEVTFSLDADQAKSVSLVADFLDWEAQPMKINKKDKVFKYKTRLPKGQEFEFRYLVDDQEWVNDAQADRYVPNVHGQDNCLISTVE, from the coding sequence GTGATTAATAAACGTTTTTTCAAAACAAAGGATGAAGTAGAGGTGACTTTTTCGCTGGATGCAGATCAAGCGAAGTCAGTATCATTGGTAGCAGATTTTCTAGACTGGGAAGCGCAACCGATGAAGATCAATAAAAAAGACAAGGTGTTTAAATACAAAACTCGCCTGCCAAAGGGCCAAGAGTTTGAATTCCGCTACCTTGTCGATGACCAAGAGTGGGTTAACGATGCGCAAGCTGATCGTTATGTTCCAAATGTACACGGGCAAGACAACTGCTTGATATCTACCGTTGAGTAA
- a CDS encoding multidrug effflux MFS transporter, whose protein sequence is MNKERFNKLPVMLAMLVVATGQVGVSIYLPSLPLMSEALGIDFATAQWVVTGYLVSLGFSQLIYGPLADAIGRRPVFIAGQGIYLIGTLVCVAFDHSFTMIVLGRVLQGLGAGSASVISNSIIRDSYGGKNLAKALSYVAIMASIMPMVAPVLGGWLTWQFGWHSVFVFVLVYIAAIYLVGLLILPETLPYQRRWLDVRAVVKDYSSLIANPQVVTSAAYGWINFLMIMLALSILPYLLQQELGMSAADYGVIMILPSLGLMLGSLMQNVVSKYLHAYQILAGALCMSMVSGTWLALGEFNITNLIGAVGLLAMAQGFIFPVATSLLLGPHKKRAGTVTALSGAIQMFLTGFGGGWLATLVTDQHALGWFFIAMTSVMFGLLLLRIMYRARFAHFEAELSDTTQA, encoded by the coding sequence ATGAATAAAGAACGCTTTAATAAACTCCCAGTCATGCTAGCTATGCTCGTTGTCGCAACGGGTCAGGTAGGTGTGAGCATTTACTTACCATCACTGCCATTAATGAGTGAAGCGCTTGGTATCGACTTTGCGACGGCTCAGTGGGTAGTGACTGGTTATCTAGTTAGTCTTGGATTCTCTCAGCTTATCTATGGTCCGTTGGCAGATGCCATTGGTCGACGCCCGGTATTTATCGCAGGCCAAGGCATATATCTTATCGGTACATTGGTATGTGTTGCTTTCGATCACAGCTTTACCATGATCGTATTGGGCCGTGTTTTGCAAGGGTTAGGGGCGGGAAGTGCATCCGTCATTAGCAACAGCATCATTCGTGATTCTTATGGTGGCAAGAATTTAGCCAAGGCGCTCTCCTACGTCGCTATTATGGCCTCGATCATGCCGATGGTTGCACCTGTGTTAGGCGGGTGGCTGACATGGCAATTTGGTTGGCATTCAGTTTTTGTATTCGTGCTCGTATACATTGCAGCAATTTATCTAGTAGGGCTATTGATTCTGCCTGAAACCCTGCCGTATCAGCGACGTTGGCTTGATGTTCGAGCGGTGGTGAAAGACTATTCGAGTTTGATTGCCAACCCACAAGTTGTGACCAGTGCGGCTTATGGATGGATCAATTTCTTGATGATCATGTTAGCGCTATCAATACTGCCTTATCTACTGCAACAAGAACTTGGCATGAGCGCTGCTGATTACGGTGTGATTATGATTTTGCCCTCTCTTGGCTTGATGCTGGGCAGCTTGATGCAAAACGTAGTAAGTAAGTATCTACACGCTTACCAGATTTTGGCTGGCGCATTGTGCATGTCGATGGTTTCAGGTACGTGGCTTGCGTTAGGTGAGTTTAATATCACCAATTTGATAGGCGCAGTTGGTTTGTTGGCTATGGCGCAAGGCTTTATCTTTCCTGTTGCTACAAGTCTCCTATTGGGGCCACATAAAAAGCGAGCAGGCACGGTCACCGCGTTATCGGGTGCTATTCAAATGTTCCTAACGGGTTTTGGAGGCGGATGGTTGGCGACACTTGTGACTGACCAGCATGCATTGGGGTGGTTCTTTATCGCAATGACGTCGG
- a CDS encoding MarR family transcriptional regulator, which yields MADNENLKPYQTTAGVSWIATRQMQNRIQLEIQKRHKEINVEQLLVLMELDYEDGLRPSVLAERLQRSKGTMTSLIRHAEKNEYIASTPDPTHKNAKKIFLTLKGKKIHDELSQILNQELENAVSHISKEHQAIIKEAMVGMVMHYNPTFYDY from the coding sequence GTGGCAGACAACGAAAATCTAAAGCCATATCAAACAACTGCCGGTGTTAGCTGGATCGCTACACGCCAAATGCAAAACCGTATTCAGTTGGAAATCCAAAAACGCCATAAAGAGATCAATGTAGAGCAGCTACTTGTTCTTATGGAACTTGATTATGAAGATGGTCTACGACCAAGTGTGCTTGCAGAGCGTCTTCAACGCAGTAAAGGCACCATGACGAGCCTTATCCGTCACGCTGAAAAGAACGAGTACATCGCGTCTACTCCAGATCCAACGCATAAAAATGCTAAGAAGATCTTCCTTACGCTTAAGGGTAAGAAGATTCATGATGAGCTTTCTCAAATCCTAAACCAAGAGCTAGAGAACGCAGTATCTCATATCAGCAAAGAACACCAAGCCATCATTAAAGAAGCAATGGTTGGCATGGTGATGCACTACAACCCGACATTCTACGATTACTAA